A single window of Cellulomonas sp. NTE-D12 DNA harbors:
- a CDS encoding UvrD-helicase domain-containing protein, with the protein MPTDTAGRGHVEQMLEPLASREYRLLTRRQWPRTRRAQVDVVVIGPSGVFVVGWLDGTDVLVGEDVMLRGSEDVTGEALALADLADRIEAELVETGLAPAEVRPVLALGGWQGVQRQIGPVLVVSERELLRVVVGRGPRLTPGEVDAVLARALASFPAEPEEAEPAVPVQGTGLTDEEVQAALLEGLLAPPIEQWMAFLEPVQSRLVRRSFDGPALVHGAVGTGKTTVGLHRAAYLARNRPGRVLVATFTRTQPPVLAEMLGRLAPDVVDRIDVVHVNGVARQVLDEAAVPFATGVRPVASAWAAAWSRAGAGTVLDTLPVSPEDQGYWHDEVTAVIKGRGLTRFEQYALLPRLGRLRPLGPDERRAVWDVYVAYQEELVARDVGDWADLVALAGVHVPQTSYAHRYSGVVVDDAQHLSCAALGMLHAMVGDRPDGLMLLGDAQQGLYPGGFTPAEAGIDVAGRTVMLTTAHRTTTEILTFATELVSGEPVVGLDGSVGPADRPRSVPRHGPKPLYVRCGTDDDRARRLVARVKDVVQQVGTGYGDVGVLCLTMKGMDVAVGALNGAGIPVVLLDDDDRAVPDAVRVGTVRRAAGLEFRQVVMPDVATGWFTDPVDGNGAEQEHQRLRMRELYVAMTRARDGLWVAGV; encoded by the coding sequence GTGCCGACCGACACGGCCGGGCGTGGGCACGTCGAGCAGATGCTCGAGCCGCTGGCGTCCCGGGAGTACCGGCTGCTGACCCGCCGGCAGTGGCCCCGCACCCGGCGCGCGCAGGTCGACGTGGTGGTGATCGGACCGTCCGGCGTGTTCGTCGTCGGCTGGCTCGACGGCACGGACGTGCTGGTCGGTGAGGACGTCATGCTGCGCGGCAGCGAGGACGTCACGGGGGAGGCGCTGGCGCTCGCCGACCTGGCCGACCGCATCGAGGCGGAGCTGGTCGAGACGGGCCTCGCGCCGGCCGAGGTCCGGCCCGTGCTGGCGCTCGGCGGCTGGCAGGGGGTGCAGCGGCAGATCGGCCCCGTCCTGGTGGTCAGCGAGCGGGAGCTGCTGCGGGTGGTCGTCGGCCGTGGGCCGCGACTGACCCCCGGCGAGGTCGACGCGGTGCTGGCCCGGGCGCTGGCCTCGTTCCCGGCCGAGCCGGAGGAGGCGGAGCCCGCGGTGCCGGTGCAGGGGACCGGCCTGACGGACGAGGAGGTGCAGGCGGCCCTGCTCGAGGGGCTGCTGGCGCCGCCGATCGAGCAGTGGATGGCGTTCCTCGAGCCCGTGCAGTCGCGTCTGGTCCGACGGTCGTTCGACGGTCCTGCGCTGGTGCACGGTGCGGTCGGCACCGGCAAGACGACGGTCGGCCTGCACCGCGCGGCGTACCTCGCACGGAACCGGCCGGGGCGGGTGCTGGTCGCGACGTTCACGCGCACCCAGCCGCCGGTGCTGGCGGAGATGCTGGGCCGGCTGGCGCCGGACGTCGTCGACCGGATCGACGTGGTGCACGTCAACGGTGTCGCGCGGCAGGTGCTCGACGAGGCCGCGGTCCCGTTCGCCACCGGCGTGCGGCCCGTCGCCTCGGCCTGGGCGGCGGCGTGGTCCCGTGCCGGTGCCGGGACGGTGCTCGACACGCTCCCCGTGTCCCCGGAGGACCAGGGCTACTGGCACGACGAGGTCACCGCGGTGATCAAGGGCCGCGGGCTGACCCGGTTCGAGCAGTACGCCCTGCTCCCGCGGCTCGGCCGGCTGCGGCCGCTGGGACCCGACGAGCGACGCGCCGTGTGGGACGTGTACGTCGCCTACCAGGAGGAGCTCGTCGCGCGGGACGTCGGCGACTGGGCCGACCTGGTGGCGCTCGCGGGCGTGCACGTGCCGCAGACGTCCTACGCGCACCGGTACAGCGGCGTCGTGGTGGACGACGCCCAGCACCTCAGCTGCGCCGCGCTCGGCATGCTGCACGCGATGGTGGGTGACCGGCCGGACGGGCTGATGTTGCTCGGGGACGCCCAGCAGGGGCTGTACCCCGGCGGGTTCACCCCGGCGGAGGCCGGGATCGACGTCGCCGGCCGCACCGTGATGCTGACCACGGCGCACCGCACCACCACGGAGATCCTCACGTTCGCCACCGAGCTGGTGTCCGGCGAGCCGGTGGTCGGGCTCGACGGGTCCGTCGGGCCCGCGGACCGTCCCCGCTCGGTGCCCCGGCACGGCCCCAAGCCGCTCTACGTGCGCTGCGGCACCGACGACGACCGCGCGCGGCGGCTGGTGGCCCGCGTGAAGGACGTGGTGCAGCAGGTCGGCACCGGGTACGGGGACGTCGGTGTGCTCTGCCTGACGATGAAGGGCATGGACGTCGCCGTCGGTGCCCTCAACGGCGCCGGCATCCCGGTGGTGCTGCTCGACGACGACGACCGCGCCGTGCCCGATGCCGTGCGCGTGGGCACGGTGCGCCGGGCCGCCGGGCTGGAGTTCCGGCAGGTGGTGATGCCGGACGTCGCGACGGGCTGGTTCACCGACCCGGTCGACGGGAACGGTGCCGAGCAGGAGCACCAA